DNA from Balneolaceae bacterium:
AATAAACGGCTCCTTCCTCCCTTCGTCAGGGAGGGGGGAGCCTTTTTTTTGGCCGGGCGTCTCCCCTTCTAGCGGGGGAAGGCGACAAGGAATTCGCAGCCCTTCTCCATATTGCGGCAGGTGAGCGAGCCGTTAAGCTGGGTGGAGAGGGTCTCGACCAGTTTCATTCCCAGCGATGAGGTCTGCTCAAGGTCGAAGTCACCCGGCAAACCGCTTCCGTCGTCGGCCACCCTCAGGCGAATCTCTCCGTCCTTCTCCTCCAGCTCCACGGTGACGGCACCTGCCTCCCGGGCCGTATAGGCATGCTTGAAGGCGTTGCTGACCAACTCGGTGACGACGAGTCCCATCGGGATGGCGCGGTCTAGGTCCAGGCGCACGTCGCCTATATGTGTAACCAGAGTGATGCGCTCGCCCTCCTCCCCGTAGGTCCGGCGAATGGAACCCAGCAGGCTGCCCAGGTATTCCTTGAATCCCACATCCGAGAAATCCTCGCTGGTGTATAGCTGCTCGTGGATCATCGCCATGGAATGAATGCGCCTCTGACTGTCCTTCAGGGCATGGCGAAGCTGGGGATCCTCCTTCTCCTCCAGCTGGAGCTCGAGAAGGCCTGAGACGATGGCCAGGTTGTTTTTCACCCGATGATGGATCTCCGAGAGCAACAGCTGCTTCTCGTCGAGAGACTTCTTGAGGTCGTCCTCGATATTCTTACGCACAACAGTATTGGCAATCAGGTGGGCGATGGCCTTCAGGAAAAGCGTATTGCTGACGCCCAGGTTACGCTTGCTGTCCGAGTGCAGCAGGATGAGTCCAAGCGGACGCTCCTCACCGGGTATGACCACGCCGGCCACCGGCAGCAGCGACCGCTGCAGGCTCTCGGTGAGCCACTCGGTAATTTCGGCGTACCGGCGGTCCTCCAGGAGCGTAGTCTTGTTCATCGTGAACAGCTTCCGGCCCTCTTCTCTTTCCAGCCTGGCGGGCCCGTTTGACTCCAACAGCTCACGGTGGGTGGCGGAGATCACGTCCAGCCCTTGTTGGTCCTCGAGGTAGCGAAAGATGGTCACCTCATCCACCGATAGGAGCTCGGCCAGAAAGTCGGCCAGGGGGTGGAAGAACTCGCTTAGGTCCTCGGATACGATAGCTTTTTTACCAAGGTCCATGATGGCCTGGCGC
Protein-coding regions in this window:
- a CDS encoding histidine kinase dimerization/phosphoacceptor domain -containing protein; amino-acid sequence: MKYLLSILSRHREGVVLGWLVLAAVWIFGTDHLIALLSGGAALGFWPAFKDWLFFGITGSLLLVVIGSFGRLLGGIKDDQARMRQAIMDLGKKAIVSEDLSEFFHPLADFLAELLSVDEVTIFRYLEDQQGLDVISATHRELLESNGPARLEREEGRKLFTMNKTTLLEDRRYAEITEWLTESLQRSLLPVAGVVIPGEERPLGLILLHSDSKRNLGVSNTLFLKAIAHLIANTVVRKNIEDDLKKSLDEKQLLLSEIHHRVKNNLAIVSGLLELQLEEKEDPQLRHALKDSQRRIHSMAMIHEQLYTSEDFSDVGFKEYLGSLLGSIRRTYGEEGERITLVTHIGDVRLDLDRAIPMGLVVTELVSNAFKHAYTAREAGAVTVELEEKDGEIRLRVADDGSGLPGDFDLEQTSSLGMKLVETLSTQLNGSLTCRNMEKGCEFLVAFPR